One segment of Dolichospermum sp. DET69 DNA contains the following:
- a CDS encoding NAD(P)-dependent oxidoreductase: MIIVDKALQARAALGKPVKVAMIGAGFMGRGIANQIINSVPGMELVAISNRHIDSAKRAYLEAGVEDIKIVDNLAALEDAIAENKYAITEDAMLLCEADGIDAIIEVTGTIEYAAHLVMCAIAHYKHIILMNAELDGTIGPILKVHADRAGVILSACDGDQPGVEMNLYRFVKSIGLKPLLCGNIKGLQDPYRNPTTQAGFAQRWGQNPAMVTSFADGTKISFEQAIVANGTGMKVAKRGMLGYDYTGHVDEMTKMYDIDQLQELGGIVDYVVGTKPGPGVFVFATHEDPKQRHYLNLYKLGEGPLYSFYTPYHLCHFEVPLSVARAVLFHDAVLAPIAGPVVDVVTTAKIDLQAGETLDGIGYYMTYGQCENSPIVQQENLLPMGIAEGCRLKRDIPKDHVLTYDDVELPEGRLCDQLRAEQAVYFAPAKTLAIAK; encoded by the coding sequence ATGATTATTGTTGATAAAGCTTTACAAGCCCGTGCTGCATTGGGTAAACCAGTGAAAGTAGCCATGATTGGGGCTGGTTTTATGGGTCGAGGCATTGCCAATCAAATTATCAATTCTGTGCCAGGAATGGAGTTGGTGGCTATTTCTAATCGTCACATTGATTCAGCTAAACGAGCTTATTTAGAAGCAGGCGTTGAAGATATCAAGATTGTTGATAATTTAGCTGCTTTAGAAGATGCGATCGCTGAAAATAAATATGCCATCACTGAAGATGCAATGCTCTTATGTGAAGCAGATGGTATAGATGCAATCATTGAAGTCACAGGAACTATTGAATACGCTGCTCATTTAGTTATGTGTGCGATCGCTCACTACAAGCATATCATTTTAATGAATGCCGAACTCGATGGCACAATTGGCCCCATCCTCAAAGTCCACGCAGACCGCGCTGGCGTGATTCTCAGTGCCTGTGATGGCGACCAACCAGGAGTAGAAATGAACCTCTACCGCTTTGTTAAAAGCATCGGTTTAAAACCCCTCTTGTGCGGCAACATTAAAGGTTTACAAGACCCCTACCGTAACCCCACCACCCAAGCCGGATTTGCTCAACGTTGGGGTCAAAATCCAGCAATGGTAACAAGCTTTGCCGATGGTACGAAAATTTCCTTTGAGCAAGCCATAGTAGCCAATGGCACAGGCATGAAAGTAGCCAAGCGGGGGATGTTGGGATATGACTATACAGGTCATGTGGATGAAATGACCAAAATGTATGATATTGACCAACTGCAAGAATTAGGCGGTATCGTTGATTACGTAGTTGGGACGAAACCAGGTCCCGGAGTATTCGTATTTGCTACCCACGAAGACCCCAAACAACGCCATTATCTCAACCTTTATAAATTAGGTGAAGGACCCCTTTACAGTTTTTACACCCCCTATCACCTCTGCCATTTTGAAGTTCCCCTGTCAGTAGCCCGTGCTGTCCTCTTCCATGATGCTGTGCTTGCACCAATCGCTGGTCCCGTTGTTGATGTCGTCACCACCGCCAAGATTGACCTGCAAGCCGGAGAAACCCTGGACGGTATTGGTTATTACATGACCTATGGACAATGTGAAAATTCTCCCATTGTGCAACAAGAAAACTTACTCCCAATGGGTATAGCTGAAGGATGCCGCTTGAAACGCGATATTCCTAAAGATCATGTCCTCACTTACGATGATGTAGAACTACCTGAAGGCAGACTTTGCGATCAATTACGGGCTGAACAAGCCGTTTATTTTGCTCCTGCGAAAACTTTAGCGATCGCCAAATAG
- a CDS encoding phytanoyl-CoA dioxygenase, which yields MLNRVREKISVLKDELVYRAKLRQHYHHLPILTGGDRLIAESLKKEGICITTLADLGLPSTSELLDAANTFLPSMGKSNYKSSDQNPPEIFTVTDLPNFFKWGNEKRLLNILENYIGLPVAYHGVQIRKDFINQSQFSTMLWHRDSEDRRIVKIIIYLNDVDEQQGPFEYVPSSFTSGLNFYRLYYKIHNKGINDETLNKIVPKSAWKSCTGAAGTVILADTNRLLHHGTARTEERSTLFFVYTANPPKRPGLCTQYWDDTFPKPELSKQVN from the coding sequence GTGCTTAATCGGGTTAGGGAAAAAATTTCTGTCTTAAAAGATGAGTTGGTTTATAGAGCTAAACTTCGGCAACATTATCATCATTTACCTATACTAACAGGAGGCGATCGCTTAATTGCTGAATCTCTTAAGAAAGAAGGTATTTGTATAACGACACTCGCAGATTTAGGATTACCTTCAACTTCAGAATTGCTGGATGCTGCAAACACTTTCTTACCAAGTATGGGTAAGTCTAACTATAAATCTTCTGATCAAAATCCTCCAGAAATTTTCACAGTTACAGATTTACCTAACTTTTTCAAATGGGGAAATGAAAAAAGACTCCTAAATATTCTAGAAAATTATATTGGTCTTCCTGTTGCTTATCACGGTGTCCAAATTCGCAAAGACTTTATTAATCAAAGTCAATTTAGTACAATGCTATGGCATAGGGATTCAGAAGATCGCCGCATTGTAAAAATCATCATTTACTTAAATGATGTGGACGAACAACAAGGACCTTTTGAATATGTACCATCATCTTTTACTTCGGGACTGAATTTTTATCGTCTTTACTACAAAATTCACAATAAAGGAATTAATGATGAGACATTAAATAAAATTGTCCCCAAATCAGCTTGGAAATCTTGTACAGGTGCAGCAGGTACAGTAATTTTAGCCGATACAAACCGACTTTTACATCATGGAACTGCCCGCACAGAAGAACGATCTACACTATTTTTTGTCTACACGGCTAACCCTCCAAAACGACCAGGACTTTGTACTCAATATTGGGATGATACTTTTCCCAAACCGGAGTTATCCAAACAAGTTAATTAA
- a CDS encoding glycosyltransferase family 2 protein, with amino-acid sequence MNKLLTIAIPTYNRANLLDKQLTWLSQAIRGFESECEILVSDNCSTDHTQSIISKWQNILHNITFKSNKNPENIGVMRNIIYCLSAVTTKYVWTIGDDDPIQEKAVAYVMEKIKNIDDLSLLFLNFSGRNQITGEAVHPPKIVGNRWFDADSEDGESDGKAIFEHCFSKSVGAVIFLTATVYRTDLVKRALQIWPTASNNWISLAYLAGYCAANGKVIVTKDVYLECIVGVSYWQKEPKSALLMQYQHIPEVILKLGEVGYSKAYCSRMLLQNYHEVNLKVFLGAMRRWPISAIKTVVPFLGLVTVAALEFIPMREFKVAELQEFPPQEMRQHES; translated from the coding sequence ATGAACAAACTATTAACTATTGCTATTCCTACTTACAATCGAGCCAATTTACTAGATAAACAATTAACTTGGTTGTCTCAAGCCATTAGAGGATTTGAATCGGAGTGTGAGATTTTAGTTTCTGATAACTGTTCTACTGATCATACTCAATCTATCATTAGTAAATGGCAAAATATTCTCCACAATATCACATTTAAATCAAATAAAAATCCTGAAAACATAGGCGTAATGCGAAACATTATTTATTGCCTAAGTGCTGTCACCACAAAATATGTTTGGACAATTGGTGATGATGATCCAATTCAGGAAAAAGCAGTTGCCTATGTGATGGAGAAAATTAAAAATATTGATGATTTATCATTATTGTTTCTGAATTTTTCTGGACGAAATCAAATTACGGGTGAAGCAGTACATCCACCAAAAATAGTTGGTAATCGCTGGTTTGATGCGGATAGTGAAGATGGTGAAAGTGACGGTAAAGCAATATTTGAACATTGTTTTAGTAAAAGTGTAGGAGCAGTAATTTTTCTGACTGCTACAGTATACCGGACTGATTTAGTTAAACGCGCTCTGCAAATTTGGCCAACTGCTAGTAATAATTGGATATCTTTAGCATATTTAGCCGGGTATTGTGCGGCTAATGGCAAAGTAATTGTGACTAAAGATGTCTATTTAGAATGTATTGTGGGTGTTAGTTATTGGCAAAAAGAGCCAAAATCTGCACTGTTAATGCAGTACCAACACATACCTGAAGTGATTTTAAAACTTGGGGAAGTGGGATATTCTAAAGCATATTGTTCTCGGATGCTTTTACAAAACTACCACGAAGTAAACTTAAAAGTCTTTTTAGGGGCGATGAGAAGATGGCCTATATCAGCTATAAAAACAGTAGTTCCTTTTTTAGGTTTAGTTACTGTAGCAGCATTAGAATTCATCCCAATGAGAGAATTTAAAGTAGCAGAATTACAAGAATTTCCTCCTCAAGAGATGAGACAACATGAGTCATAG
- a CDS encoding sugar transferase: protein MPISVISSLNNNSIVPQPSENISFLSCSLQWRRGKLLVKSLGKLPQIHLAALENEESLIECLKHSPASLVSIDPKIGNSLLKVWANACQKANKPIFMNISGHQELPKKGNQIFRTLQIIIDWTWALLLLLFMSPVILGGLITIQIYSPKLLFDYEWYVGEHGQLFRAIKFSSIAKQEMTKFSIILGTFFLNNLSNGLNLFQGKFCLLNNRCLSLEDAVKLSLEEQDKKLAKQHKFSSLWQIDTKDKISMG from the coding sequence ATGCCCATCTCAGTCATTTCCAGTCTAAATAATAACTCTATTGTCCCTCAACCATCTGAAAATATTAGCTTCCTATCATGCAGCTTACAATGGCGCAGGGGAAAGTTATTGGTGAAAAGTTTGGGAAAATTACCACAGATTCATTTAGCGGCACTAGAAAATGAAGAATCGTTAATAGAGTGCTTAAAACATTCTCCAGCTAGTTTAGTCAGCATAGATCCCAAAATCGGTAATTCTTTATTAAAAGTTTGGGCAAATGCTTGTCAAAAAGCTAACAAGCCCATATTTATGAACATTTCTGGTCATCAAGAATTGCCAAAAAAAGGGAATCAAATTTTCAGAACTTTACAAATAATAATTGATTGGACTTGGGCTTTACTTTTACTACTATTTATGAGTCCAGTTATTCTTGGAGGATTGATAACTATACAGATATATTCCCCAAAATTACTGTTTGATTATGAGTGGTACGTGGGAGAACATGGGCAACTTTTTCGGGCTATTAAGTTTAGCTCAATAGCTAAACAGGAAATGACAAAATTTAGTATTATTTTAGGCACATTCTTTCTGAATAATTTGTCTAATGGATTGAATCTATTTCAAGGAAAATTTTGCTTACTTAACAATCGTTGTTTGTCTTTAGAGGATGCAGTTAAATTAAGCTTAGAAGAACAGGATAAAAAGTTAGCTAAACAACATAAATTCAGTAGTTTATGGCAAATAGATACCAAAGACAAAATATCTATGGGTTAG
- the rfbC gene encoding dTDP-4-dehydrorhamnose 3,5-epimerase, with translation MIFTSTKLAGSFIIDLEEKPDSRGFFARTFCADEFVAHGLKPTVAQCNLSFNHKKGTLRGMHYQTLPAAETKLIRCTQGAIYDVIIDMRPESPTYLAHIGIELSAENRRALYVPEMFAHGYQALTDGAEVVYQVGEFYTPGYERGLRYDDPLLGISWPLSATEMSDKDRNWPLLESILIGV, from the coding sequence ATGATTTTCACCTCTACTAAACTCGCTGGTTCTTTCATTATTGACTTAGAAGAAAAGCCTGATTCTCGTGGTTTTTTTGCTCGGACTTTCTGTGCTGATGAATTTGTCGCTCATGGTTTAAAACCAACAGTTGCCCAATGTAACCTTTCTTTCAATCATAAAAAAGGCACATTGCGAGGAATGCACTATCAAACTCTCCCCGCAGCCGAAACAAAATTAATTCGCTGCACTCAAGGAGCTATTTATGACGTAATTATTGATATGCGTCCTGAATCTCCCACTTATCTAGCGCATATTGGTATAGAACTGAGTGCAGAAAATCGCCGCGCTCTTTATGTACCAGAAATGTTTGCTCATGGTTATCAAGCATTAACAGATGGCGCAGAAGTTGTCTATCAAGTGGGTGAATTTTACACTCCTGGTTATGAGCGTGGTTTGCGTTATGATGATCCACTTTTAGGAATTTCTTGGCCATTAAGTGCAACAGAAATGTCTGATAAAGATCGCAATTGGCCTTTACTAGAATCTATTTTAATAGGAGTTTAA
- a CDS encoding ABC transporter ATP-binding protein: protein MDFTLLPSTVKILQATNLWQNNRLILREFKHFRLVAILAVVFSVLAASFEGFGLGFLLVFLQSLTTPGAEPVKTGIEWFDILILGINGSAMERLYRISALIVITTCMRASFNYIGQICIQFSEVSLVDNLRKRIFQQLEAQALSYFSHKKSGELVNTLTSEMERIRQIFGGLAFLVTRSFTLIVYSVSLFILSWKLSIVSILLFSLLAVALSTLNKQIRERSFAITSANDNFTARVLELIEGIRTIHAFSTQEFEQKRYYQASEKIVNTWKSVYWISLLVKPLAESISTVILISMIIVALVTGLMKVSALLTFFFVLFRIIPMTQDLNGVVASLSTQAGAVENIKNLLKTDDKIYFQNGALRFPGFTRSIDLVSVDFDYSLEKRILHNITLSIKQGEMTALVGSSGAGKTTLADLIPRFHDATDGYIYIDEIDIRKFEINSLRSKIAVVSQNTFIFNTSVWNNIAYGTPTATEAEIQEAARQANALEFILEMPEGFDTQLGDRGVRLSGGQRQRIAIARALLKNPEILILDEATSALDSMSERLIQDSLEKLSVGRTVIAIAHRLSTIAKADKVVVIEQGRIVEQGAYQELLQQRGKFWQYYQIQNEVR from the coding sequence ATGGATTTTACATTGCTACCATCAACTGTGAAAATATTGCAAGCTACAAATTTATGGCAAAATAATCGGTTAATTTTACGAGAATTTAAACACTTTCGACTTGTGGCAATTTTAGCTGTAGTGTTTTCAGTTTTAGCTGCAAGTTTTGAAGGGTTTGGTTTAGGATTTTTGCTGGTGTTCCTCCAAAGCTTAACTACTCCTGGTGCTGAACCAGTGAAAACAGGAATTGAGTGGTTTGATATTTTAATTTTAGGCATTAATGGTTCAGCAATGGAGCGATTATATCGCATATCAGCTTTAATTGTAATCACAACCTGTATGCGGGCTTCGTTCAATTATATAGGACAGATTTGCATCCAGTTTAGTGAAGTAAGTTTAGTAGATAATCTCCGTAAACGAATTTTTCAACAGTTGGAGGCTCAAGCTCTCAGTTATTTTAGTCATAAAAAATCTGGAGAATTAGTTAATACACTCACCAGTGAAATGGAGAGAATTAGACAAATTTTTGGTGGACTAGCTTTTTTAGTTACTAGAAGCTTTACACTGATTGTCTATTCTGTTTCCTTGTTTATTCTTTCATGGAAACTTTCTATAGTTTCTATTTTGCTATTTAGTCTTTTAGCTGTAGCACTATCTACACTAAATAAACAAATTAGAGAACGAAGTTTTGCTATTACTTCTGCCAATGATAATTTTACTGCTAGGGTGCTAGAGTTGATCGAAGGTATTCGCACAATCCATGCTTTTTCTACTCAAGAATTTGAGCAAAAACGCTATTATCAAGCTAGTGAAAAAATAGTTAATACTTGGAAAAGTGTTTATTGGATTTCTTTGCTAGTTAAGCCTCTAGCTGAGAGTATATCTACTGTAATTCTTATCAGTATGATTATTGTGGCTCTAGTCACAGGTTTAATGAAAGTTTCGGCTTTATTAACTTTCTTTTTTGTGCTGTTTAGGATCATCCCCATGACTCAAGATTTGAATGGAGTCGTAGCTTCTTTAAGTACCCAAGCAGGAGCAGTAGAAAATATCAAGAATTTATTGAAAACTGATGATAAAATCTACTTTCAAAATGGCGCACTCAGATTTCCTGGCTTCACAAGATCAATTGATTTAGTATCTGTAGATTTTGATTATAGTCTTGAAAAACGCATTTTACATAATATTACTCTCTCAATTAAACAAGGTGAAATGACAGCTTTGGTGGGTTCATCTGGGGCTGGTAAAACTACACTTGCAGATTTAATTCCGCGCTTTCATGATGCTACTGATGGCTATATTTATATAGATGAGATTGATATTCGCAAATTTGAAATCAACTCTCTCCGCTCTAAGATAGCTGTTGTTAGTCAGAATACATTTATTTTCAATACTTCTGTTTGGAATAATATTGCCTACGGTACACCAACGGCAACAGAAGCAGAAATTCAAGAAGCTGCACGACAAGCAAATGCTTTAGAATTTATTCTAGAAATGCCTGAAGGTTTTGATACACAATTAGGAGATAGAGGAGTCAGACTATCAGGAGGACAAAGACAAAGAATTGCTATTGCTCGGGCATTGCTGAAAAATCCAGAGATTCTGATTTTAGATGAAGCTACAAGTGCTTTAGATTCTATGTCTGAACGGTTAATTCAAGACTCATTAGAAAAGCTCTCTGTTGGCCGCACAGTAATTGCGATCGCTCACCGTCTTTCTACTATTGCTAAAGCGGATAAAGTTGTAGTTATTGAACAAGGAAGGATTGTAGAACAGGGGGCATATCAAGAGCTACTTCAACAACGTGGCAAGTTCTGGCAATATTATCAAATTCAAAATGAAGTGAGATAA
- a CDS encoding glycosyltransferase, producing the protein MKIALVHDYLTQRGGAERVFELLCKRYPEADIFTSLYDAQKSIDLGERIINTTFLQKIPGATKYFRMLAPLYFPAFRSLDLQDYDLIISSSTSFAKAVRKKPTARHICFCHNVTRFLWDTETYLREYGDYRYFAPLIEKVFQMMRNVDLKYAQEPDLYIANSSIVAQRIQKIYKKQAIAINYPIDTSNFVFSDTKEEYYLASARMISYKRLDIIVEAFNWLGWNLLISGDGPEQARLKAHALPNIQFLGHVSDRERKDLFSKAKSIIVAALEDYGLVPVEANASGTPVIAYGAGGVLDTQIPGKTGVFFKRQTPCSLQAALLEAGGISWDYETIRNHAVSNFSEQTFFSKVEQVIGKTSAA; encoded by the coding sequence ATGAAAATTGCTCTTGTCCATGATTATTTAACCCAACGCGGTGGAGCAGAGCGCGTATTTGAATTACTGTGTAAACGCTATCCAGAAGCTGACATTTTTACCTCATTATATGATGCACAGAAAAGCATTGATTTAGGTGAAAGAATTATCAATACCACATTTTTACAAAAAATTCCTGGTGCAACCAAATATTTTCGGATGTTAGCTCCCCTATATTTTCCTGCCTTTCGTTCATTGGATCTCCAAGATTATGATTTAATTATCAGCAGTAGCACGAGTTTTGCTAAAGCAGTACGGAAAAAACCCACAGCCAGACATATTTGTTTCTGTCATAATGTTACCCGCTTTTTATGGGACACAGAAACATATTTACGGGAATACGGAGACTATAGATACTTTGCTCCTCTCATCGAAAAAGTCTTTCAGATGATGAGAAATGTAGACCTGAAATATGCTCAAGAACCCGATCTCTACATTGCTAACTCTAGCATTGTTGCCCAAAGAATTCAAAAAATTTACAAGAAACAAGCCATTGCTATTAACTATCCAATTGATACTAGTAACTTTGTTTTTTCCGATACCAAAGAAGAATATTACTTGGCATCGGCGCGGATGATAAGTTATAAACGTCTTGATATAATAGTCGAAGCTTTTAATTGGTTAGGCTGGAACTTATTAATATCAGGTGATGGACCAGAACAAGCAAGACTAAAAGCCCACGCATTACCCAACATCCAATTTCTAGGTCATGTTAGTGATAGAGAACGTAAAGACTTATTTTCTAAAGCCAAATCAATTATTGTTGCGGCTTTAGAAGATTATGGATTAGTTCCAGTCGAGGCAAATGCTAGTGGTACACCAGTCATTGCTTATGGAGCAGGTGGAGTATTAGATACTCAAATACCAGGTAAAACTGGTGTGTTCTTCAAAAGACAAACACCATGCTCTTTACAAGCAGCTTTACTAGAGGCTGGAGGAATATCGTGGGATTACGAAACCATCCGTAATCACGCTGTTAGCAATTTCTCAGAACAGACATTCTTTAGTAAAGTTGAGCAAGTTATTGGTAAAACCAGCGCAGCATAG
- a CDS encoding phytanoyl-CoA dioxygenase, which yields MLNKIKDKISTLNSELSYRGSLGKHKKKLPVLTSEDKLIVDTLKKTGVYVTSLQELGLSSTAKMLATANSCVDTMVNPRDIHAGYKLPQIYTVTDLPEFFNWGIETRLQNIIENYIGLPIAFHGVHVRKDFPNEKQLETLLWHKDSEDRRMIKVIMYLNDVTDKHGPFEYISLPANALEKVKNYQVDYQLWRTNFLGINDEKMRKIIPKSAWKSCPGQAGTVIFADVRNILHHGTIRTEERSTLFFTYTANAPKRPELCTQYHDDTFPKISPQHSLHHAAL from the coding sequence ATGCTTAACAAAATTAAAGACAAAATATCAACTTTAAATTCTGAGTTAAGTTATCGAGGATCACTTGGAAAACACAAAAAAAAATTACCTGTTCTTACTTCAGAAGATAAATTAATTGTTGATACTCTCAAAAAAACAGGTGTTTACGTTACATCTTTACAAGAGTTAGGTTTATCATCTACTGCGAAAATGTTAGCTACTGCTAATAGTTGTGTAGATACTATGGTAAATCCCAGAGATATTCATGCAGGATATAAGTTACCACAAATCTATACAGTTACAGATTTACCAGAATTTTTCAATTGGGGAATCGAAACCCGACTACAAAACATCATTGAAAATTATATAGGTTTACCTATCGCCTTTCATGGTGTTCATGTGCGGAAAGACTTTCCGAATGAAAAACAATTAGAAACTTTACTATGGCATAAAGATTCTGAAGATAGACGGATGATTAAAGTGATTATGTATTTAAATGATGTCACGGACAAACATGGACCATTTGAATATATATCACTACCAGCTAATGCTCTAGAAAAAGTTAAAAATTATCAAGTTGATTATCAACTATGGCGGACTAATTTTCTAGGAATTAATGACGAAAAAATGAGGAAAATAATTCCTAAATCCGCTTGGAAATCATGTCCTGGTCAAGCTGGAACTGTGATTTTTGCAGATGTAAGAAATATTTTACATCACGGTACTATCAGAACCGAAGAGCGTTCAACACTATTTTTTACATACACAGCTAATGCTCCTAAACGCCCTGAACTTTGTACACAATATCATGATGATACCTTTCCCAAAATAAGTCCTCAACATAGCTTACACCACGCTGCGCTATAG
- a CDS encoding polysaccharide biosynthesis tyrosine autokinase, with the protein MVQTSLNPNINPVSETEPGYGQIFAVILRRFPWLLLVLLSSTAIAGIITLKTPSSFKSSMQLLVEANYQGKKETDNTESQFTDANIEVDTATQLNLMQSSGLIKKAVDKLKAEYPDLTVMDLKKSLVLTQIKTPQDNVVTKIFQVDYTDNDPEKTQKVLKTIQQVYLEYNKQQQDSRLQKGLQVIRDQLRKATDEVTASEANLQRFRRSQNLIDPDAQAKTVEITLNTVQQERQTTRSQYEEALAKQKSLQTQLNRSPQNALVSSRLSQSTRYQGLLNEIQKTELALAQERLRFTDDTPNVQKLTEQLQSQKQLLQKEVSRTLGERTNPVFSSGDNLLEQGQLGQIDLNLTGQLVETQTTIVALSARDQTLATKEKELQADLKRFPSLLAYYNRILPQLQFSRERLEQLLRAEQKLRQELSKGGFNWEVVEEPQEGSQTGPNLRQNLLLGGVIGLMLGGVAAFIREASDDAVHTTAELEKQAALPLLGTTPKLPPARPRESMIKLPFGKPEVLAPWTIQVLQSSPRWESLDLIYKNIELLNNVSDLRSLMVTSALPDDGKSALALGLAMSAARLHKKVLLIDANLRDPSLHKQLNLPNDQGLSSLLESEINLPNHISVPYSGSSYIDILTAGPIPSDPAHLLSSPRMIQLMAAFEENYDLVIIDAPSVLGLVDAMLTASSCRSVVMMASMGKVTRTQLNQATGMLSRLNLIGVVANGVSSSDSTYVPYVKPKQLVLRPAMEE; encoded by the coding sequence GTGGTTCAAACTAGTCTAAATCCAAATATAAATCCAGTGTCAGAAACAGAACCAGGTTATGGACAAATATTTGCAGTAATTCTGCGAAGATTTCCCTGGTTATTATTAGTATTGCTGAGTTCTACGGCTATTGCTGGCATCATTACCTTAAAAACACCATCCAGTTTTAAGAGTAGTATGCAATTATTAGTAGAAGCTAACTATCAAGGAAAGAAAGAAACTGATAACACTGAAAGTCAATTTACTGATGCTAACATAGAGGTAGATACTGCTACTCAATTGAACTTGATGCAAAGTTCTGGACTTATTAAAAAAGCAGTTGATAAACTCAAAGCTGAATATCCAGACTTAACTGTCATGGATTTAAAAAAATCCTTAGTCTTAACTCAAATTAAGACTCCACAGGATAATGTTGTCACTAAAATATTTCAGGTTGATTATACGGATAATGATCCAGAGAAAACCCAAAAAGTTCTCAAAACCATTCAGCAAGTTTATTTAGAATACAACAAACAACAGCAAGATTCGCGCCTGCAAAAAGGGTTACAAGTAATCAGAGACCAATTAAGAAAAGCTACTGATGAAGTAACTGCTTCAGAAGCAAATCTCCAACGGTTTCGCAGAAGTCAAAATTTAATTGATCCAGATGCTCAAGCTAAAACTGTAGAGATAACTTTAAATACTGTCCAACAGGAACGACAAACAACTCGTTCCCAATATGAGGAAGCTTTAGCAAAGCAAAAATCTTTGCAAACACAACTTAACCGTTCTCCACAAAACGCCTTAGTTTCTTCCCGTCTGAGTCAGTCTACCCGCTACCAAGGCTTACTCAACGAAATCCAAAAAACAGAACTGGCTTTAGCACAAGAACGCTTACGTTTTACTGATGATACTCCCAACGTTCAAAAATTGACCGAACAACTCCAAAGTCAAAAACAACTTTTACAAAAAGAAGTTAGCAGAACATTAGGAGAAAGGACTAATCCTGTCTTTAGTTCTGGAGACAATCTTTTAGAACAAGGACAACTTGGGCAAATTGATCTTAATCTCACAGGTCAATTAGTAGAAACACAAACTACCATAGTTGCATTAAGCGCCCGCGATCAAACTTTAGCAACAAAAGAGAAAGAATTACAAGCAGACCTCAAGCGCTTTCCTTCTCTATTGGCTTATTACAATCGCATCCTTCCTCAACTACAATTTAGTAGAGAAAGATTAGAACAATTATTAAGAGCCGAACAAAAATTACGCCAGGAACTTTCTAAAGGTGGCTTTAATTGGGAAGTAGTAGAAGAACCTCAAGAAGGCTCTCAAACTGGACCAAACCTGAGACAAAACCTATTATTAGGAGGAGTAATTGGTTTAATGTTAGGAGGAGTTGCTGCCTTTATTCGTGAAGCATCTGATGACGCTGTACATACTACGGCAGAATTAGAAAAACAGGCTGCCCTCCCATTATTAGGAACAACTCCTAAATTGCCTCCTGCTAGACCCAGAGAATCAATGATCAAATTGCCATTTGGCAAACCAGAAGTTCTTGCACCTTGGACAATTCAAGTATTACAATCTTCTCCTCGCTGGGAATCGCTTGATCTCATTTACAAAAATATTGAACTGCTGAATAATGTCTCTGATTTAAGATCATTAATGGTGACATCAGCATTACCAGATGATGGTAAATCAGCTTTAGCATTAGGTCTGGCAATGAGTGCGGCTCGCTTACATAAAAAAGTTTTACTAATTGATGCCAATTTACGAGATCCTAGTCTGCACAAACAGTTAAATCTTCCTAATGATCAGGGACTTTCAAGTTTGTTAGAAAGTGAAATTAATCTACCTAATCACATTAGTGTTCCTTACTCTGGATCATCTTACATTGATATTTTAACAGCCGGACCAATACCAAGCGATCCTGCCCATCTTTTGAGTTCTCCCCGCATGATCCAATTGATGGCTGCATTTGAAGAAAATTATGATTTGGTCATCATAGATGCCCCCTCAGTTCTTGGTTTGGTGGATGCTATGCTCACAGCATCATCTTGTCGAAGTGTGGTGATGATGGCAAGCATGGGTAAGGTGACGCGCACTCAACTTAATCAAGCTACAGGGATGTTAAGTAGGTTAAATTTAATTGGGGTTGTCGCTAATGGCGTATCTTCATCTGATAGCACCTATGTACCTTATGTAAAGCCAAAACAATTAGTTTTACGACCAGCAATGGAAGAATAA